In a single window of the Bradyrhizobium erythrophlei genome:
- a CDS encoding SprT-like domain-containing protein, with product MTLPLHPESIAALYEYLRSMPPFRTLKGMPHADEVEFWVVKDRERFGWYRRIGGRPRISISSPSIGQTVTLIETLGHEMIHLVLECSGLETGGNENTHNAPFRKLAARFCKVHGLDLKAFY from the coding sequence ATGACGCTGCCGCTGCACCCAGAGTCGATCGCGGCGCTCTATGAATACCTGCGATCGATGCCGCCGTTCCGGACGCTCAAGGGGATGCCGCACGCCGACGAGGTCGAGTTCTGGGTTGTGAAGGACCGCGAACGCTTCGGCTGGTATCGCCGCATTGGAGGGCGACCGCGCATCTCGATCTCGTCTCCGTCGATTGGCCAGACCGTGACGCTCATCGAGACCCTTGGTCATGAAATGATCCATCTCGTGCTCGAGTGCTCCGGCCTTGAAACCGGAGGTAACGAGAACACTCACAACGCGCCATTTCGAAAACTGGCCGCGCGCTTCTGCAAGGTGCACGGCCTCGACTTGAAGGCGTTCTATTAG
- a CDS encoding RNA ligase family protein, which translates to MPKALFEPCLPTRGKEVPSGADWLHEIKYDGYRLIVQRDGDRVRLFTKNGHDWTKRYPWIVEAALKNPAKRFVLDGEAVVLGVDGVSDFDSLHSRKYDDQAQLYAFDMLATDEDDVRKLPLSMRKTKLARLLDRRPDGIFAAPFEPGPIDPRMFPKACEMGLEGMVSKRLDSPYRPGPQRSWVKVKNPLHPALYRVKDSFS; encoded by the coding sequence ATGCCCAAAGCCCTTTTTGAGCCCTGCCTCCCGACCCGCGGGAAAGAGGTTCCCTCCGGCGCGGATTGGCTTCACGAGATCAAGTACGATGGCTATCGCCTGATTGTTCAGCGCGACGGTGATCGCGTTCGGCTGTTCACCAAGAACGGCCACGACTGGACCAAGCGCTATCCATGGATTGTAGAGGCGGCGCTGAAGAATCCTGCGAAGCGCTTCGTCCTCGACGGCGAGGCCGTTGTGCTCGGCGTCGATGGCGTTTCGGATTTCGATTCCTTGCATTCGCGGAAGTATGATGACCAGGCGCAGCTCTACGCCTTCGACATGCTGGCCACGGATGAAGATGATGTGAGGAAGCTGCCGCTGTCGATGCGCAAGACCAAGCTGGCCCGCCTGCTCGACCGACGTCCTGACGGCATCTTTGCCGCCCCGTTCGAGCCGGGCCCGATTGACCCGCGCATGTTCCCGAAGGCCTGCGAGATGGGGCTGGAGGGCATGGTGTCGAAGCGCCTGGACAGCCCCTATCGTCCCGGCCCCCAACGGAGCTGGGTCAAGGTGAAGAACCCGCTTCACCCGGCGCTGTACCGCGTGAAGGATTCTTTCTCGTGA